The following are from one region of the Etheostoma spectabile isolate EspeVRDwgs_2016 chromosome 2, UIUC_Espe_1.0, whole genome shotgun sequence genome:
- the aspscr1 gene encoding tether containing UBX domain for GLUT4 codes for MAASGTAVTVLTPNGRRQTVKVAPNTPLLQVLEDVCKKHGFNPEDHGLKFQKTAVDLTLPWRFANLPNNANLEMVTSTRKQAVADSQVRIALQMEDGSRLQGSFSCGQSLWELLTHFPQISVSDLSESGSTPVCVFMRDEVSGEEALKKATLKSLGLTGGNAIIRFLLKTNKAQGEEDVREATETAAMPTTPVAKETTPSPSSQPDAAPSHPEMSTREVPTKNISPQRPIEAHPAPTPASAASSTLPAQQEEVPTSLPTVRSKIPPIERGRPEEDGEEAGPSGLNSHQSSSSSSSAPSAPFIPFSGGGQRLGGPQGGAGGRSLSSSASSSSLPALTAAVESPKAKKAKSNHGSSTKPQTTANKPEDDMDQGEEFLEPVERELLIYHLDAMSCHSEDHRDLPDEFFEVTMDDVRKRFAQLKSERKLLEEAPLMTKSLRETQVKEKMKRYPKVVLRVQFPDRHVLQGFFRPLETVAALRHFVRSHLEDPQLSFYLFITPPKTILEDPSATLFQADLFPGALVYFGSDAKTDIYIKRELLESSVSASQANESFASCMFRSPTPSSSSEGSEEPLPPPEPKADTSGATQDERDQSAHIQAAKPSRSDPCKVPKWLKLPGKK; via the exons ATGGCAGCCAGTGGTACAGCTGTGACGGTTCTCACTCCTAATGGGAGAAGACAAACAGTTAAAGTGGCTCCAAACACACCGTTATTACAG gtgCTCGAGGATGTCTGCAAAAAACATGGGTTTAACCCCGAGGATCACGGTTTGAA GTTTCAGAAGACTGCTGTTGACCTTACGCTTCCATGGAGGTTTGCCAACCTGCCCAACAATGCAAATCTGGAAATGGTGACAAGTACAAGGaaacaggctgtagctgacagCCAG GTGCGTATTGCACTACAGATGGAGGACGGTTCTCGGCTCCAGGGTTCCTTCTCCTGTGGACAGAGTCTGTGGGAACTGCTTACACATTTTCCCCAGATCAG TGTGTCGGATCTGTCTGAGTCAGGATCcacccctgtgtgtgttttcatgagAGATGAG GTGAGTGGGGAAGAAGCACTCAAGAAGGCCACTCTGAAGTCTCTAGGTCTTACAGGAGGAAATGCCATCATCAG GTTTTTactcaaaacaaacaaagcacaGGGAGAGGAAGATGTCAGAGAAGCCACTGAAACAGCTGCTATGCCAACTACACCTGTTGCCAAGGAAACCACACCTAGCCCCTCATCTCAGCCTGATGCTGCTCCGTCACATCCAGAAATGTCCACAAGAGAGGTGCCAACTAAAAATATAAGCCCCCAAAGGCCAATCGAAGCCCACCCTGCTCCAACTCCCGCTTCTGCTGCAAGCAGCACACTCCCTGCTCAACAGGAAGAGGTTCCGACGTCCCTTCCTACAGTCCGGTCAAAGATTCCTCCCATCGAGCGAGGAAGGCCAGAGGAGGATGGCGAGGAAGCGGGGCCATCTGGACTGAACTCTCACCaatcttcttcctcctcctcttccgcTCCCTCAGCTCCTTTCATTCCCTTCTCCGGAGGCGGTCAGCGCCTCGGGGGTCCCCAGGGAGGTGCAGGGGGACGCTCACTCTCTTCATCCGCATCATCCTCTTCACTGCCAGCTCTGACTGCAGCAGTAGAATCACCCAAAGCCAAGAAAGCGAAATCCAACCACGGTTCTAGCACCAAG CCTCAAACCACTGCCAACAAGCCAGAAGATGACATGGATCAAGGGGAGGAGTTCTTGGAg CCAGTAGAGAGGGAGCTTCTCATCTACCACCTGGACGCAATGTCCTGTCACTCTGAGGACCACAGGGATCTGCCTGACGAGTTCTTTGAAGTGACGATGGATGATGTGCGCAAGCGCTTTGCCCAGCTGAAAAGCGAGAG GAAGTTACTGGAGGAGGCTCCACTAATGACTAAATCTCTGAGAGAAACCCAGGTGAAGGAGAAGATGAAAAGATATCCCAAA GTGGTCCTGAGGGTCCAGTTTCCAGACAGACATGTTCTACAAGGTTTCTTCAGGCCCCTGGagacag TTGCTGCCCTGAGGCATTTTGTGAGGAGTCACTTGGAGGATCCTCAGCTCAGTTTCTACCTGT TCATCACCCCCCCAAAAACCATCCTTGAAGACCCCTCAGCTACACTGTTTCAG GCCGACCTGTTTCCCGGTGCGCTGGTGTACTTCGGCTCAGACGCTAAGACAG ATATTTACATTAAGAGGGAGCTACTTGaatcctctgtctctgcctcGCAAGCAAATGAATCCTTTgcaag CTGCATGTTCCGGTCCCCAACACCCTCCTCTAGCTCTGAGGGCTCCGAGGAGCCGCTGCCTCCTCCAGAGCCGAAGGCTGACACAAGCGGGGCCACACAAGACGAGAGAGACCAGTCTGCACACATCCAGGCTGCTAAACCTTCCAGATCCGACCCGTGCAAGGTGCCCAAGTGGCTCAAGCTTCCAG GTAAAAAATAA